In Desulfosediminicola ganghwensis, a single window of DNA contains:
- a CDS encoding sensor histidine kinase produces MPALDIRFKMIVVLASYIIGILVMFFVAQNDLLTAKEKLETLELAYKLDTMVLEVRRYEKNFLLYRTEGALENNRKQIELALETMAEIDVLAMKFKVRPLLAELRNTLLAYKEQMEILANLPRGTDGNAPNILSDGVRIEGQKMNELSEELVAFEHKQIRIILEELIFRLVVWSFIAIMVGIIVPLIMFLKVFKPLNIIKKATEDIAHGRFSPIEVVDTRDEMEQMIDAFNTMVSELQRRQDQLVQSQKLSSIGTLSAGIAHQLNNPLNNISTSCQIAISDFETGERDFILKMLNNINKETARARDVVQGLLEFSREKEFALRYANLKEVVNRAANLVHSQVPSSIEVVVDIPSSLNMPMDFQGMQEVFLNLIINASHAINGAGRITISARESTDSDTVLISVHDTGCGIPADIQGRLFDPFFSTKEEGQGTGLGLSITYGIIQKHEGNISVDSEPGKGTTFLISLPLRSDGERESKGTG; encoded by the coding sequence ATGCCTGCTCTAGATATTCGATTTAAAATGATTGTGGTGCTGGCCAGTTATATAATCGGCATTCTGGTTATGTTTTTTGTCGCGCAGAATGATCTGCTTACGGCAAAGGAGAAACTGGAAACCCTCGAGCTGGCATATAAACTTGACACAATGGTGCTTGAAGTACGGCGGTATGAAAAAAATTTCCTCCTGTACCGAACGGAGGGTGCTCTTGAGAATAATCGGAAGCAGATAGAACTTGCCCTTGAAACGATGGCAGAAATTGATGTGCTTGCGATGAAATTCAAGGTTCGCCCTCTGCTTGCCGAGCTTCGAAATACCCTGCTCGCATATAAAGAACAGATGGAAATCCTTGCTAATCTTCCGCGGGGTACAGATGGGAACGCACCGAACATTTTATCGGATGGCGTTCGTATTGAAGGGCAGAAAATGAACGAACTCTCAGAGGAGCTGGTTGCGTTTGAGCATAAGCAGATCAGGATCATTCTGGAAGAGCTGATTTTTCGTTTGGTGGTGTGGTCATTCATAGCGATTATGGTGGGGATAATCGTTCCCCTGATCATGTTTCTTAAAGTATTCAAACCGTTGAATATTATCAAGAAGGCTACGGAGGATATCGCCCACGGCAGATTCAGTCCCATTGAAGTTGTGGATACCCGGGATGAAATGGAGCAGATGATAGATGCCTTCAATACCATGGTCTCCGAGTTGCAACGTCGACAGGATCAGCTGGTTCAATCTCAAAAGCTTTCATCCATCGGTACCTTGAGTGCGGGCATAGCCCACCAGCTCAACAACCCGCTGAACAACATATCAACATCATGCCAGATCGCTATCAGTGACTTTGAGACGGGTGAACGCGATTTCATCCTGAAGATGCTGAACAATATCAACAAGGAAACAGCTCGTGCCAGGGATGTGGTTCAGGGGCTTTTGGAATTCTCCAGGGAAAAGGAGTTTGCGCTGAGATATGCCAACCTGAAGGAAGTTGTCAATCGTGCTGCCAACCTGGTTCACAGTCAAGTACCTTCGTCTATTGAGGTGGTAGTGGATATTCCTTCATCCTTGAATATGCCCATGGACTTCCAGGGGATGCAGGAGGTTTTTCTGAACCTGATCATCAACGCTTCCCATGCGATAAATGGTGCAGGCCGGATTACCATATCCGCTCGGGAGTCTACTGATTCGGATACAGTCCTCATTTCGGTTCACGATACCGGTTGCGGCATTCCTGCAGATATCCAGGGGCGCCTGTTTGATCCTTTTTTCTCCACCAAAGAGGAGGGGCAGGGAACGGGCTTGGGGCTGTCAATAACATATGGAATTATCCAGAAGCATGAGGGGAACATTTCGGTTGATAGCGAACCTGGTAAAGGCACCACTTTTCTTATTTCCCTGCCACTAAGATCCGACGGTGAAAGGGAGAGCAAGGGCACAGGATGA
- a CDS encoding DUF1326 domain-containing protein: MKTNNYSLFIGILAAAFILLGPLQSSGAEAENWHFNGTVIEACSCPMFCQCYFNTEPALHQTEDGAKHFCKFNMAYKVNKGHYGETDLAGVKFWVAGDLGETWKDGETDWAILTFQIGTTDDQKEAIKVILGNVFPVKWQSFEVMADTTIEWVASEQRAEAKLAGGENAHIILNSWQGMEDHSAMLNNIAYFGAPRNSGFKMMPNEIETWKVGDKAFEFKGTTGFMITIDMTSEDLSI; encoded by the coding sequence ATGAAAACAAACAATTATTCCTTGTTTATCGGCATATTAGCCGCAGCATTTATTCTTCTAGGGCCCTTACAGTCATCAGGTGCTGAGGCTGAAAATTGGCATTTTAACGGCACAGTTATTGAGGCGTGCAGTTGCCCGATGTTCTGCCAATGTTATTTCAACACCGAGCCAGCGTTGCATCAAACCGAAGATGGTGCAAAACACTTCTGCAAATTTAATATGGCTTATAAGGTCAACAAGGGCCACTATGGTGAGACTGATCTTGCCGGCGTAAAATTCTGGGTTGCTGGTGATCTTGGTGAGACCTGGAAAGACGGTGAGACCGATTGGGCAATACTCACTTTTCAGATAGGAACTACAGATGACCAGAAAGAGGCGATAAAAGTCATTCTGGGGAACGTTTTCCCTGTGAAATGGCAATCATTCGAGGTGATGGCTGATACTACCATAGAATGGGTGGCATCGGAGCAGCGTGCAGAGGCAAAGCTCGCTGGCGGTGAGAATGCTCACATCATCCTGAATAGTTGGCAGGGAATGGAAGATCATTCAGCCATGTTGAATAATATTGCGTATTTTGGGGCGCCAAGAAATAGTGGTTTCAAAATGATGCCCAATGAAATTGAAACCTGGAAAGTCGGTGACAAGGCTTTCGAATTCAAAGGGACTACAGGTTTTATGATCACCATAGACATGACCTCTGAAGACCTGAGCATTTAG